TCCTTCGCAAAGGAGGCGGATATGATGGAAAAAATGAAATCTGTGATCTGTTTTACGCTCTGCTGTGGGATAGTGGCAATGGGGAGTCTTGTATGGTGTTCCTTAAAGCTTGCATCTGTCTGGGCTGCAGAGAAAACCTATGTTGGCTCGGAGGCCTGCCAGGAGTGCCATGAAGACGAATACAAAAGCTTTAAAACATACGCCAAAAAGGCCCATTCTTATGAAAGCATCTCAAGTATGAGAAAAAACCTCACTGACGCCGAGTTTCGCACGTGTTTTGAGTGCCATACGACCGGATTTGGAAAGCCGGGCGGCTTTCAGTCCTTACAGGATACACCTCACCTAAAGAATGCAGGATGCGAGGTATGCCATGGCCCAGGAAGTCTTCATATAGAATCCGAGGACCCTGAGGATCTCAAGAAGAACCTGACAGCAAAGGACTGCGAGACGTGTCACAGCCAAGAACGAGTAGCTGCCTTTGATTACAAGCCCCTGATCCATGGCGGGGCGCACTGATCCTTACTGGGAATAAGCTGATGCATATAGGAGGATGAAAAAATGTTAAGAGAATTGTTTGGGAGCCTGCAGGCTAAGGTGCTTGCTGCCCTCACAACACTTTTTCTGGTCGTGCTTGGCTCTATCATCTATGTCAACATGTGGGATCACACAAAGGATGTTAGGGAAAAGACCAATGAGGCAGGCCATGAATTGGCCGATTCAATATACACGAGTATGATTTTTCCCATGTCCAAAGGTGATAGCCGCACCATCAAAAAACAAATGGCCGAGTTGAGAAAGAGTGCCAAAGATATGGAGGTCCTCATCTTTGGTACTGACAAAAAGGTTGTTTATGCCTCCGAGACAGAAAAGGAGGGGACATATCTAACCCAACAGATCCGTGAAGCTTCCCTCAAAGAGGCATTGGATACCATGTTGAGTGACGGCAAGGTCCTGAAAACAGGCTACGAAGAGATCATAGGAGGAAAACGATATTTTTCAGTGCTGCGCCCAATCTTGAATGAAACGCGCTGTTATCATTGCCATGGCTCAAGCCATCATGTCCTGGGCGGATTAGTTGTCAGACAGCTCAACGAAAAAATGTATGCAAGCATTTCTGCCCTTCGCACCAGGAACTTGATCATGGGTCTCGGCGGTGCCCTTTTAACCATTCTGTCGGTCTATTTTTTGATTGCCAGGCTGGTCGTCAATCCTGTCAAGATGTTAAAGGACCAGGCCGACGCCATAGCGAGCGGGGATTTGACCCGTCACTTGACCCTCAAATCTCGCGATGAATTAGGTGCTCTGGCTGATTCATTCTCTCATATGGCTGAGTACTTGAACAAAACAATCGGTATCGTAGAAGAAAGCGCCATACAATTAGCTGAGGGAGCAAGCGAGCAGGCAAGTGCGGTAGAAGAGACTTCCTCGTCCATAGAAGAAATATCATCAATGATGAAAAAGAACACTGAAAACAGCAATGAAGGGAACAGGCTGATGGGTGCTACGGAACAGGTCCTGGCAGATGGAAACGTTTCGATGAAGGCGTTGATAAGCTCCTTGCAAGAGACATCAGCGGCCAGTGATAACATCGGCAAGATCATCAAAACCATCCAGGAAATCGCCTTCCAGACAAACCTGCTTGCCCTGAATGCCGCTGTGGAGGCAGCTCGTGCAGGGGAGGCCGGTTCCGGGTTTGCCGTGGTGGCTGAGGAGGTCAGAAACCTGGCCATGAGGTCTGCCGAAGCAGCCCAAAATACGGAAAAGCTCATTGAAGATATCGTCCACAAGATTAAGAATGGGACAGACCTGGTTCAAGAGACCGACGAGAAATATCGTGAGGTAGCTGTTAGCACACACAAAGTGGCCGGCCTGATCTCTGAGATTGCTGCTGCCATCCAGGAACAATCAGAAGGAATCGAGCAGGTGAATAGGGCCATCTCCGAAATAGACAAGGTGGCTCAAAACGGTGCAGCCTCGGCAGAAGAGCTTTCTTCCACGGTTTCAATATTCAAAACCAGTGGCCGTCGTGACCTAAAAGGCGGACAGACTGATGCAGAAAGTAAAGGGGCTGGTAGCACGGTCCGAAAACCGGCAGAAATGGTCAAGGGCAAACAAATAGCCATTCCCAAAGCAGAGGAAATGAAACCTAATCAGGTTATCCCCCTGGATGACGGTGATTTCAAGGACTTCTAAACAAGCCGTCATAGTCCAAAGCTGATAAGAAATCGCGCAACTGTTCACGGGGTAGGCAGATTTTTCCACTGGTACCATCACCTCTGGTTGGTGGTACCATAAATTTTTAGATGACCATGAAGGAATCTGCCCAGTATACGGAGTCCATATAATAGCGGGGGAGATCCTCTTCACCCAAACCAAGAATGCCCGCCATCTCAGCAACTCCTTCCCAATCTCCCTTTTCGTAATATACCACAAGCTTCAAATAATGATTTAATTCTCCTCTTCTATATACAAGGGCATTCTTGATACTTTCTGACAAGGAAAGTTTTTTCATCAGGTTCTCCATTGAGTCATCCATTATGGCATCAATGAGTGAAAAGAGCCCGACGGTAAAGAGTGTCGACGGCTTGGCCATGAAGCTGCCCCGACCTCCCATCAATTCACAAAATTTGGCTCTGATAATGGAAGCCCGAACCAATTCATCAGGCTTGTCAGAGGCCAGTTTTGTCATCGCTGCAAGAGAAAGGAAGCGCCTTAATTCATATTCTCCAAGAAGAACAGTCGCCTGTTTGATAGAAGATATATTTTCCAGCCTGCTGAAATAGGCGGAATTGATATACCGCAATAGTTTGTAAGAAATACCAACATCACGCGATATAAATCTCTCTAACTCATCAAATCGGAAGTCTTCCTTGTTAATTTCGGCCATTATTTGCATCAGCGTAATCTTGGAGGTCGGGATATCCCTTCCTTTCAAGATCTGAGGTCTACCGAAAAAATATCCCTGAAAATAAACAAAACCCATTTCCAAGGCTTTCTGAAACTTTTCATGAGTTTCCACCTTCTCGGCCAGGAGATCGACATCGCACTGAGATAATTTTTCAACCAGCTCGTATATCGCTTCCATAGGTGTCGATCTGAAATCGATCTTTACGATTTTTGCCAGAGAGATAAGCGGCATACAGTTCGGTCTGAATAAGAAATCGTCAAGTGCAAGGCAGTAACCCTTATCTGCCATCTCTCGGCATGCGTTTATCACATCCTTTTCAGGTTTTACGCCCTCTAAGATTTCAACCACAGTTCTCTCTCTGGGGAACATAAGGGGAATCCGGTTTACCAATAGATCTTGGGTGAAATTGATAAAGGCCCTTCTTTTACCTGTGATCTTTTCCATCCCAATCAGGAGAAAGCTACTGGAGAGGAGTCTGGACGTGGCCATATCCCCATCTACGTTGGGGAAAAAGTTGGACATTCCTCCTCTGAAAAGGAGCTCATATCCGAATACCTTTTTACTCTTAGTGAATATAGGTTGCCTGGCGATGTAAGTCTCCATTTTATCTCCTGAAAAATATTCTTGGTAAGATCTCATAAATCGGGGTATTGACTTCTGGATTCCCGCGAAGGCGGGAATCCAGAGAATTGGCATACCAAAGCGTTTACCGCAACTTATTGAGGAGATACCATTCTTGACAAATAAGCGGTGGTTTTGATTGTGATTTTTTAAGAAAGCAAAAAGCATACCCCGTGATGGTTTATTAACAGTGTGAGCGGTTACCTTGGTGTCGTGTAGTATGGGAATAGTAAGATGCGCGCCTTCGTTGAAAGATTGGAGAATTCGTCAAATAATTGACAGGTCTCACGAATCAACGGTTTAAGTTTTCGCTCAACCCTAAACCCTAAACCCTGAACCCTGAACCCTGAACCTGTGAGGAGCGCAGGGAGCAATTGGTATATAAATTGCTTTAATCTTGACAGCGTATTTGCATAAATTGTCTTTATTGCTGATGGTAAAAATGACCTTTTCCAAGTTAGAGATTTTACATAACAATTTTCCTGTCCTTATTGCCTTGATGGCATTGCTCATTTTTATCCCCTGTGCAAAAAGTTCCGGGGAAGGGGCTGAAGATGCATTCTACAGTGTCCAAATAGCTGCGTATAAAAATCTTGATGAGGCCAACGCGATGATAGAATCGCTGAATGCACAAGATCTTAAACTTTTTTGTAAAAATGTGAATTTTTCTAAAAAAGGAAGGTGGTACCGCGTACTGGCAGGTAAATATAAAAGTAGACAGGAGGCATTGGATGCCGGGCAGACCCTGAAAAAGAAAGGGATAATTAAGAATTTCATAATACGAAAATTTGATCCCCCTGTTATTGATCCTGAAAATGGGCGCATTTCGACCTCGAAAAAGGCCGATTCATTGAATACAGAAAAAAATATACAACTTGAGACGGCTTCAAGGGATCGAACAGATCCTCAAACGGCAGATAAGAGATGCGGAGAGCCATCTTTATATAATGCTGCCATTAGGGATTTTAAGTCTGGAAGCTATAAAGATGCCTTGGGCAAATTAGAGCAAATAATTCAACATAAAGATTTCAAAGATATGGAAAAAGAATCCATATTAAGACATGTGGGTGATTGTTATTATTTTCTTGGAAAGAAAACAGATAATAAAAAGTATTTGTTAAAAGCTGTAGATCAATATAGAAATCTCATTCGCGACTATCCTGATTTAAAAAAAGGAGATGCCTTAATAACCATCTATAGGCTTGCCAAAAGTTATGAGTATTTGAATCTTTATCAAGAGGCATTGACAGAATTTAATCGTCTTTATTCGAGATATCCTGAATCAGAATACATTCCTGAAGCTATGTTTATGATTGGTAAAATGTATTACCGAATGGGGAAGTTTGATAGGGCAATTGAGAGTTTTAAGAAGTATGTAAAGAGATTCCCGGATGATGAGCATGTCAAGGACGCATATTTTGGTATAGGAGATTGCTATTCCCGGATGCGTCAATTTGATGACGCTGATATTTGGTATGGTAACGCATTGAAGAGATGGCCTGCCCTAGAGAAGATATCAAAAAATGATATTTTTCAGCTAGGGTCATTTTATCTCCAGACAGGAAAATATGATCAGGCCTTAAAGACTTTTTTTATATTTGTGAGTCTATTTCCTGAAGAAAAATACTCTAAAGATGTTCTTTATAAGATCGCTCGTTCCCTTGTGGGGGCGGATCAACTATCTCGTGGTCTCAAAATGTTAAGTTTAGTGATCAGAAGATATCCCAAAAGTAAGGAGGCCCAAGAAAGCGCAGTAATTATGGCAAATATCGCAGCCTTAAATTCCAAGGCAGAAGCGCCAATTATGGCAAATATCGCAGCCTTAAATTCCAAGGCAGAAGCGCCAGTATATATTTCTGCATATGATGACATGATAACAGAGCGTGTCCCGTAAATCATATCAGCCGAAGATTTCGATTCGGCCAAATTTTGGCCTTATGCCCCTCTGGACTTTCTGGAAATGCTGATTATTGAGATTCATTGTCATAAGAGCCTTATTCCACCCC
The window above is part of the Deltaproteobacteria bacterium genome. Proteins encoded here:
- a CDS encoding cytochrome C, translating into MGSLVWCSLKLASVWAAEKTYVGSEACQECHEDEYKSFKTYAKKAHSYESISSMRKNLTDAEFRTCFECHTTGFGKPGGFQSLQDTPHLKNAGCEVCHGPGSLHIESEDPEDLKKNLTAKDCETCHSQERVAAFDYKPLIHGGAH